The following proteins are encoded in a genomic region of Micropterus dolomieu isolate WLL.071019.BEF.003 ecotype Adirondacks linkage group LG04, ASM2129224v1, whole genome shotgun sequence:
- the gprc5bb gene encoding G protein-coupled receptor, class C, group 5, member Bb — MAVSPIIICLLSLIGYGSSHPSPPPRGCSEDVDPPYRVLCDLESVWGVVLEAVACSGGVSSLVLAVLLLVKLRSISDPARRSGMGPLLLLLGTLLGLFSISLAFLVGKNQALCVVRRAFWGPLFALCFSSLLVQGVRLRRLVAGKTSPSGSSLAALGLALALVQGIISAEWVLLTVVRERHPACEYPPLDFALTCSYTLGLLLIAMGLSLGVVLCGGEMGSEGAGGSEEDREGESEKRRWKCNAVWIFLSSLASALLWVAWLGFYLYGSQTLRVKGKGERLGGGGGKKDVKVLDEPALAVALVIQGWILLLFHAIPEAHLCLRKPPQSNTQDFFDTSHTSPPPHFGDELPAHTHRPFPENQAFSMEEHGATLRTGTYHSSHGSVRLGIAFRGHVYQPTEMALVMNGGTMPTAPINYTGRRLW, encoded by the exons ATGGCTGTCAGCCCTATCATCATCTGCCTCTTGTCACTGATTGGCTATGGCTCTTCCCAcccgtctcctcctcctcgggGATGCAGTGAGGATGTGGACCCTCCGTACAGAGTGCTGTGTGACCTGGAGTCAGTCTGGGGTGTGGTTCTGGAGGCCGTGGCCTGCAGCGGTGGCGTCAGCTCTCTGGTCCTCGCTGTGCTCCTCCTAGTTAAGCTGCGCTCCATTTCCGACCCCGCCAGGCGCTCCGGAATGGGACCTCTTCTCCTGCTCCTGGGCACGCTCCTCGGGctcttctccatctctctggCTTTCCTGGTTGGGAAGAACCAGGCGCTCTGTGTGGTCCGCAGGGCCTTCTGGGGGCCCCTTTTTGCCCTCTGCTTCTCCAGCTTGCTTGTGCAGGGTGTGAGGCTCAGGAGGCTGGTGGCGGGGAAAACGAGCCCATCAGGCAGCTCCCTGGCAGCGCTCGGTCTGGCCTTGGCCTTGGTTCAGGGGATCATCTCTGCTGAATGGGTCTTGCTGACTGTAGTTAGGGAGCGTCACCCAGCCTGCGAATATCCGCCTTTAGactttgctctgacatgcagcTACACCCTGGGTCTGCTCCTCATAGCCATGGGGCTTTCTCTGGGGGTGGTGCTGTGTGGGGGAGAGATGGGGTCAGAGGGAGCAGGTGGGAGTGAAGAAGATAGAGAAGGAGAGAGTGAAAAACGGAGATGGAAGTGTAACGCCGTCTGGATCTTCCTGTCCAGTCTGGCATCAGCATTGCTATGGGTGGCCTGGCTAGGGTTTTATCTTTATGGCAGCCAAACACTGAGGGTAAAGGGGAAAGGGGAAAGgttaggaggaggaggaggaaaaaaggatGTAAAGGTGTTGGATGAGCCTGCGCTGGCTGTGGCCCTAGTCATTCAGGGCTGGATCCTGCTGCTGTTCCATGCTATTCCAGAGGCCCACCTGTGTCTCCGGAAACCTCCACAATCCAACACGCAAGACTTCTTCGACACAAGTCACACGTCCCCTCCTCCACATTTTGGAGATGAGctccctgcacacacacaccgaccCTTCCCAGAAAACCAGGCCTTTTCCATGGAGGAGCACGGTGCAA CTCTCCGTACTGGAACATACCACAGCAGCCACGGGAGTGTCCGTCTGGGCATCGCCTTCAGAGGCCACGTCTACCAGCCCACTGAGATGGCTCTGGTCATGAATGGTGGAACA ATGCCCACAGCCCCAATTAACTACACTGGACGACGGTTATGGTGA